One window of the Roseofilum reptotaenium CS-1145 genome contains the following:
- a CDS encoding peroxiredoxin, whose amino-acid sequence MSLSVGTTAPAFTAKDTNGNSVSLSDFSGKTVVLYFYPKDDTPGCTKEAQSFKEAYGEYQGKEIVVLGVSMDDEASHQKFTEKYGLNFPLLADTDGALTKAYDVEGGGYSKRVTYVIDGSGKIIKVFEGANLKTATHAQDILAELGL is encoded by the coding sequence ATGTCTCTATCTGTCGGCACAACTGCCCCAGCATTTACCGCCAAAGATACGAATGGTAATTCGGTTTCCCTCTCTGATTTTTCTGGAAAAACCGTGGTTCTCTATTTCTATCCCAAGGATGATACTCCCGGATGTACCAAGGAAGCCCAAAGCTTTAAGGAAGCTTATGGAGAATATCAAGGCAAAGAAATTGTGGTCTTAGGGGTGAGCATGGATGATGAAGCCTCTCACCAGAAGTTTACCGAAAAATATGGTTTAAACTTTCCTCTCCTGGCTGATACGGATGGCGCACTGACTAAAGCTTACGATGTTGAAGGGGGTGGTTATTCTAAGCGGGTGACTTATGTGATTGATGGTTCCGGAAAAATCATCAAGGTGTTTGAAGGTGCTAACCTCAAAACCGCAACCCATGCCCAAGATATTTTAGCTGAATTGGGTCTTTAA